Proteins from a single region of Streptomyces spinoverrucosus:
- a CDS encoding response regulator yields MPAPIRVLLADDHTLVRRGVRLILDGEPDLTVVAEAGDGAEAVELARAGGVDLAVLDVAMPRTTGLQAARELSRRLPELRILILTMYDNEQYFFEALRAGACGYVLKSVADRDLVEACRAAVRDEPFIYPGAERALVRSYLDRLHRGDGLPERAITEREEEILKLVAEGHTSKEIGELLFISAKTVERHRANLLHKLGMRDRLELTRYAIRAGLIEP; encoded by the coding sequence ATGCCGGCCCCGATACGCGTGCTGCTTGCGGACGACCACACGCTCGTACGCCGGGGAGTGCGGCTCATCCTGGACGGTGAGCCCGATCTGACGGTCGTCGCCGAGGCGGGGGACGGCGCGGAGGCGGTCGAGCTCGCCCGGGCGGGCGGGGTGGATCTGGCCGTACTGGATGTGGCGATGCCCCGGACGACCGGGCTGCAGGCGGCTCGCGAGCTGTCCCGGCGGCTGCCGGAGCTGCGGATCCTGATCCTGACGATGTACGACAACGAGCAGTACTTCTTCGAGGCGCTCAGGGCCGGGGCCTGCGGTTACGTGCTGAAGTCCGTCGCCGACCGCGATCTGGTCGAGGCGTGCCGGGCGGCGGTGCGGGACGAGCCGTTCATCTATCCGGGGGCCGAGCGGGCCCTCGTACGGTCCTACCTGGACCGGCTCCACCGGGGGGACGGGCTGCCCGAGCGGGCCATCACCGAGCGTGAGGAGGAGATCCTCAAACTGGTGGCCGAGGGCCACACCTCCAAGGAGATCGGGGAGCTCCTCTTCATCAGTGCGAAGACTGTCGAACGGCATCGCGCGAACCTGCTCCACAAGCTCGGGATGCGGGACCGGTTGGAGCTCACGCGGTACGCGATCAGGGCGGGGCTGATCGAGCCGTGA
- a CDS encoding IS30 family transposase, with product MDFEIRGDRTAQGPVKLSRERTEYSRLVQQGYSNKEACRLVGIDERTGRKWRNGRSADRRQKAAPPINAVVPPSGPSRYLCEADRIYIADRLREKATLRAIAAELGRSPSTVSREIRRNRHPGNGQYRPHAAQARADARRPRPKPGKISRNRELRDFIQDHLHLRWSPEQICQALRAQFPERPEMHVVHETVYQALYVQGRGELRRELARALRTGRARRKPRRQARQRQPRFSTPMVMISERPAEAEDRAVPGHWEGDLIIGKDGKSAIGTLLERATRYVMLLHLPGDHGAESVRDVLVTTVQTLPSHLTRSLTWDQGSEMGAHGAFTVATGIPVYFCDPASPWQRGSNENTNGLLRQYFPKGTDLSVHTRKHLDAVAAELNGRPRKTLGWETPAERLHKLLAA from the coding sequence ATGGACTTCGAGATTCGTGGGGACCGGACGGCTCAGGGGCCTGTGAAGCTGAGCCGGGAGCGGACGGAATACTCCCGGCTCGTGCAACAGGGCTACAGCAACAAGGAAGCCTGCCGGCTGGTCGGTATCGACGAGCGGACCGGCAGAAAGTGGCGTAACGGCCGCAGCGCCGACCGTAGGCAGAAGGCGGCACCACCGATCAACGCGGTGGTGCCGCCTTCTGGTCCGTCCCGGTATCTGTGTGAGGCCGACCGGATCTACATCGCTGACCGGCTGCGGGAGAAGGCCACGCTCCGGGCGATCGCGGCCGAGCTGGGCCGTAGCCCGTCCACCGTCAGCCGCGAGATCCGCCGTAACCGGCATCCGGGCAACGGCCAGTACCGGCCGCACGCCGCCCAGGCCCGCGCCGATGCCCGCCGGCCCCGCCCCAAGCCGGGAAAGATCAGCCGGAACCGTGAGCTGCGGGACTTCATCCAGGACCACCTGCATCTACGGTGGAGTCCGGAGCAGATCTGCCAGGCTCTGCGGGCACAGTTCCCCGAGCGGCCGGAGATGCATGTGGTCCACGAGACGGTTTACCAGGCTCTCTACGTCCAAGGACGCGGAGAGTTGCGCCGTGAGCTGGCCCGCGCCCTGCGGACCGGTCGCGCCCGGCGCAAGCCGCGTCGCCAGGCCCGGCAGCGCCAGCCACGGTTTTCCACCCCCATGGTGATGATCAGCGAACGGCCCGCCGAAGCGGAAGACCGGGCCGTGCCCGGCCACTGGGAAGGCGACCTCATCATCGGCAAGGACGGTAAGTCGGCCATCGGCACCCTGCTCGAGCGCGCCACCCGCTACGTCATGCTCCTGCACCTGCCCGGCGACCACGGCGCCGAGAGCGTCCGGGACGTGCTGGTCACCACGGTCCAGACCCTGCCCTCGCACCTCACACGGTCCCTGACCTGGGACCAGGGAAGCGAGATGGGCGCCCACGGCGCGTTCACCGTCGCCACCGGCATCCCGGTCTACTTCTGCGACCCGGCCAGCCCCTGGCAGCGAGGCTCCAACGAGAACACCAACGGCCTGCTGCGGCAGTACTTCCCCAAGGGCACCGACCTCTCGGTCCACACCCGCAAGCACCTGGACGCCGTGGCCGCCGAACTCAACGGTCGCCCACGCAAAACGCTCGGCTGGGAAACCCCAGCCGAGCGCCTGCATAAACTGCTCGCGGCCTGA
- the hflX gene encoding GTPase HflX yields the protein MTSSSSPSQDTQRKRLAHDYPEGLRADALMEEDVAWSHEVDGERDGDQFDRSERAALRRVVGLSTELEDVTEVEYRQLRLERVVLVGVWTSGTVQDAENSLAELAALAETAGALVLDGVIQRRDKPDAATYIGSGKADELRDVVLETGADTVICDGELSPGQLIHLEDVVKVKVIDRTALILDIFAQHAKSREGKAQVALAQMQYMLPRLRGWGQSLSRQMGGGKGGGLATRGPGETKIETDRRRIREKMAKMRREIAEMKTGRDIKRQERKRHKVPSVAIAGYTNAGKSSLLNRLTGAGVLVENALFATLDPTVRRAETPSGRLYTLADTVGFVRHLPHHLVEAFRSTMEEVGESDLILHVVDGSHPNPEEQLAAVREVIRDVGATDVPEIVVVNKADAADPLVLQRLMRIEKRSIAVSARTGRGIDELLALIDNELPRPSVEIEALVPYTHGKLVARAHDEGEVISEEHTPEGTLLKVRVHEELAAELTPYMPTPAA from the coding sequence ATGACCTCCTCTTCTTCCCCTTCCCAGGACACCCAGCGCAAGCGCCTTGCGCACGACTACCCCGAGGGTCTTCGGGCCGATGCCCTGATGGAAGAGGACGTCGCCTGGAGCCACGAGGTCGACGGAGAGCGGGACGGCGACCAGTTCGACCGCTCCGAACGCGCGGCTCTGCGCCGCGTTGTGGGCCTCTCCACCGAGCTCGAGGACGTCACCGAGGTCGAGTACCGCCAGCTCCGTCTGGAGCGGGTCGTCCTCGTCGGCGTCTGGACCTCGGGGACCGTGCAGGACGCGGAGAACTCCCTCGCGGAGCTCGCCGCCCTCGCGGAGACAGCGGGTGCGCTCGTGCTCGACGGCGTGATCCAGCGGCGCGACAAGCCCGACGCGGCGACCTACATCGGTTCCGGCAAGGCCGACGAGCTGCGCGACGTCGTGCTCGAGACGGGCGCGGACACCGTCATCTGCGACGGTGAGCTCAGCCCCGGCCAGCTGATCCACCTCGAGGACGTCGTCAAGGTCAAGGTCATCGACCGCACGGCGCTGATCCTGGACATCTTCGCCCAGCATGCCAAGTCCCGAGAGGGCAAGGCGCAGGTCGCGCTCGCGCAGATGCAGTACATGCTGCCGAGGCTGCGAGGCTGGGGTCAGTCGCTGTCCCGGCAGATGGGCGGCGGCAAGGGCGGCGGTCTCGCCACCCGTGGTCCCGGTGAGACCAAGATCGAGACGGACCGGCGCCGGATCCGCGAGAAGATGGCGAAGATGCGCCGGGAGATCGCGGAGATGAAGACCGGCCGGGACATCAAGCGCCAGGAGCGCAAGCGCCACAAGGTGCCCTCGGTCGCCATCGCGGGCTACACCAACGCTGGCAAGTCCTCCCTGCTCAACCGCCTCACCGGCGCCGGCGTCCTGGTCGAGAACGCCCTGTTCGCGACCCTGGATCCGACCGTCCGCCGGGCCGAGACCCCGAGCGGCCGGCTGTACACGCTGGCCGACACCGTCGGCTTCGTCCGGCACCTGCCGCACCACCTGGTCGAGGCGTTCCGCTCCACGATGGAGGAGGTCGGCGAGTCCGACCTGATCCTGCACGTGGTGGACGGTTCGCACCCCAACCCGGAGGAGCAGCTGGCCGCCGTGCGCGAGGTGATCAGGGACGTCGGCGCCACCGACGTACCCGAGATCGTCGTGGTCAACAAGGCCGACGCGGCCGACCCGCTGGTCCTGCAGCGGCTGATGCGGATCGAGAAGCGCTCCATCGCCGTCTCGGCCCGCACGGGCCGGGGTATCGACGAACTGCTCGCGCTCATCGACAACGAGCTGCCCCGCCCGTCCGTCGAGATCGAGGCCCTCGTGCCGTACACCCACGGCAAGCTGGTCGCCCGCGCCCACGACGAGGGCGAGGTGATCTCCGAGGAGCACACCCCGGAGGGCACCCTGCTCAAGGTGCGGGTGCACGAGGAACTGGCGGCCGAGCTCACGCCGTACATGCCGACGCCGGCCGCCTGA
- the miaB gene encoding tRNA (N6-isopentenyl adenosine(37)-C2)-methylthiotransferase MiaB, translating to MSSIDRSQTVGVTRSYEIRTYGCQMNVHDSERLAGLLEDAGYVRAPEGSDGEADVVVFNTCAVRENADNRLYGNLGHLAPKKAQRPGMQIAVGGCLAQKDRDTIVKKAPWVDVVFGTHNIGKLPILLERARVQEEAQVEIAESLEAFPSTLPTRRESAYAAWVSISVGCNNTCTFCIVPALRGKEKDRRPGDILAEVEALVAEGVSEITLLGQNVNAYGSDIGDREAFSKLLRACGRIDGLERVRFTSPHPRDFTDDVIAAMAETPNVMPQLHMPLQSGSDTVLKAMRRSYRQERYLGIIEKVRAAIPHAAITTDIIVGFPGETEEDFEQTLHVVREARFAQAFTFQYSKRPGTPAAEMDNQIPKEVVQARYERLVALQEEISWDENKKQVGRTLELMVAEGEGRKDGATHRLSGRAPDNRLVHFTKPEQEVRPGDVVTVEATYAAPHHLLAEGPVLDVRRTRAGDAWEKRNAAEAAKPAGVLLGLPKVGVPEPLPVASGSGCGCD from the coding sequence ATGAGCAGCATCGACCGGAGCCAGACAGTGGGCGTCACTCGCAGCTATGAGATCCGCACCTACGGGTGCCAGATGAACGTCCACGACTCCGAGCGATTGGCCGGGCTGCTGGAGGACGCCGGGTACGTACGCGCCCCGGAGGGCTCCGACGGCGAGGCCGACGTCGTCGTCTTCAACACCTGCGCGGTCCGGGAGAACGCCGACAACCGGCTGTACGGCAACCTCGGCCACCTCGCGCCGAAGAAGGCCCAGCGGCCCGGCATGCAGATCGCGGTCGGCGGCTGCCTCGCGCAGAAGGACCGCGACACCATCGTCAAGAAGGCGCCCTGGGTGGACGTCGTCTTCGGCACGCACAACATCGGCAAGCTGCCCATCCTGCTGGAACGCGCGCGCGTGCAGGAGGAGGCGCAGGTCGAGATCGCCGAGTCGCTGGAGGCGTTCCCGTCGACGCTGCCGACGCGCCGCGAGAGCGCGTACGCGGCGTGGGTGTCGATCTCCGTCGGCTGCAACAACACCTGCACCTTCTGCATCGTCCCGGCACTGCGCGGCAAGGAGAAGGACCGCCGCCCCGGCGACATCCTCGCCGAGGTCGAGGCCCTGGTCGCCGAGGGCGTCTCCGAGATCACGCTGCTCGGCCAGAACGTCAACGCCTACGGCAGCGACATCGGCGACCGCGAGGCCTTCAGCAAGCTGCTGCGGGCCTGCGGCAGGATCGACGGCCTGGAGCGCGTCCGCTTCACCTCGCCGCACCCGCGCGACTTCACCGACGACGTCATCGCCGCCATGGCCGAGACGCCGAACGTGATGCCGCAGCTGCACATGCCGCTCCAGTCCGGCTCGGACACCGTCCTGAAGGCGATGCGCCGCTCGTACCGCCAGGAGCGCTACCTGGGGATCATCGAGAAGGTCCGCGCCGCCATCCCGCACGCGGCGATCACCACCGACATCATCGTGGGCTTCCCCGGCGAGACCGAGGAGGACTTCGAACAGACGCTGCATGTGGTCCGCGAGGCCCGCTTCGCCCAGGCCTTCACCTTCCAGTACTCCAAGCGGCCCGGCACCCCGGCCGCCGAGATGGACAACCAGATCCCCAAGGAAGTCGTCCAGGCCCGCTACGAGCGTCTCGTCGCCCTCCAGGAGGAGATCTCCTGGGACGAGAACAAGAAGCAGGTCGGCCGCACCCTTGAGCTGATGGTCGCCGAGGGCGAGGGCCGCAAGGACGGCGCCACCCACCGCCTCTCCGGCCGCGCCCCCGACAACCGCCTGGTCCACTTCACCAAGCCGGAGCAGGAGGTCCGCCCCGGCGACGTGGTCACGGTCGAGGCGACGTACGCCGCCCCGCACCACCTCCTCGCCGAGGGCCCCGTCCTCGACGTGCGCCGCACGCGCGCGGGCGACGCCTGGGAGAAGCGCAACGCCGCCGAGGCGGCCAAGCCGGCCGGCGTACTGCTCGGCCTGCCGAAGGTGGGCGTCCCGGAGCCGCTGCCGGTGGCTTCGGGCAGCGGATGCGGCTGCGACTGA
- a CDS encoding RelA/SpoT family protein, whose product MSAEATNPATPGAVSGPMTGPAPATAPRRRSLPRLDLRRLGRAALLGSATRDRLPDAIGHVVEAHRAHHPDADLEPLRRAYVLAESSHRGQMRKSGEPYITHPLAVTLILAELGAETTTLTASLLHDTVEDTDVTLDQVREQFGEEVRYLVDGVTKLEKVDYGAAAEPETFRKMLVATGNDVRVMSIKLADRLHNMRTLSVMRPEKQARIAKVTRDVLIPLAERLGVQALKTELEDLVFAILHPAEYEHTRALIVENAARPDDPLAEIADEMRAVLNEADIPSEVLIRPRHFVSLHRVSRKRGRLRGCDFGRLLVLVNEDADCYGVLGELHTCMTPVVSEFKDFIAVPKFNLYQSLHTALARADGQVAEVLIRTHQMHKAAEAGVIALGNPYAPPASDDPADGERADPTRPGWLSRLLDWQQAAPDPDTFWSTLRQDLAQDREIAVFRPDGGTLGLPEGATCVDAAYAQYGEDAHACIGARVNGRLATLSTVLKDGDTVQLLMGQDPASEPSREWLEHAHTPAARIAIQRWLAAHPTPSGTGGPGVAETSLTGVGETSSGSVGGPVTRPTSAASATSTTSATPTSEASTPADAVVVDRPGTSVRLARCCTPVPPDEVTGFAVRGGVVTVHRVECAAVARMKGAGRAEVGVRWGETTGCRVTLVAESFGRPHLLADLTEAIALEGAEIVSATVEPPTQQRVRHTYTLQLADAAHLPALMRAMRNVAGVYDVSRAQHHASAW is encoded by the coding sequence ATGAGTGCGGAGGCCACGAACCCTGCGACCCCAGGCGCTGTATCGGGCCCGATGACAGGCCCCGCGCCCGCGACGGCGCCGCGCAGAAGGTCGCTCCCGCGGCTCGACCTGCGTCGCCTGGGCCGCGCCGCGCTGCTCGGCTCCGCCACCCGGGACCGGCTGCCGGACGCCATCGGCCACGTCGTCGAGGCGCATCGCGCCCACCACCCCGACGCCGACCTCGAACCCCTGCGCCGCGCCTACGTCCTGGCCGAGTCCTCACACCGCGGTCAGATGCGCAAGAGCGGCGAGCCGTACATCACGCACCCGCTCGCCGTCACCCTGATTCTCGCCGAACTCGGCGCGGAGACCACCACCTTGACGGCCTCTCTGCTCCACGACACCGTCGAGGACACCGACGTGACCCTCGATCAGGTGCGCGAGCAGTTCGGCGAGGAGGTCCGCTACCTCGTCGACGGCGTCACCAAACTGGAGAAGGTCGACTACGGCGCCGCCGCCGAGCCCGAGACCTTCCGCAAGATGCTCGTCGCCACCGGCAACGACGTCCGGGTGATGTCGATCAAACTCGCCGACCGGCTGCACAACATGCGCACCCTCAGCGTGATGCGCCCCGAGAAACAGGCCCGCATCGCCAAGGTCACCCGGGACGTCCTCATCCCGCTCGCCGAACGGCTCGGCGTCCAGGCCCTCAAGACCGAACTGGAGGACCTGGTCTTCGCGATCCTCCACCCCGCGGAGTACGAGCACACCCGGGCGTTGATCGTCGAGAACGCGGCCCGCCCCGACGACCCGCTCGCCGAGATCGCCGACGAGATGCGCGCCGTACTGAACGAGGCCGACATCCCCTCCGAAGTCCTCATCCGCCCCCGGCACTTCGTCTCCCTGCACCGCGTCTCCCGCAAGCGCGGCAGGCTGCGCGGCTGCGACTTCGGCCGACTGCTGGTGCTGGTGAACGAGGACGCGGACTGTTACGGCGTCCTGGGCGAACTGCACACCTGTATGACGCCCGTCGTCTCCGAGTTCAAGGACTTCATCGCCGTACCGAAGTTCAACCTGTACCAGTCGCTGCACACCGCCCTCGCCCGAGCGGACGGTCAGGTCGCCGAGGTCCTCATCCGCACCCACCAGATGCACAAGGCGGCGGAGGCCGGCGTCATCGCGCTCGGCAACCCCTACGCGCCGCCCGCCTCCGACGATCCGGCCGACGGCGAGCGCGCCGACCCCACCCGTCCCGGCTGGCTGTCCCGCCTCCTCGACTGGCAGCAGGCCGCGCCCGATCCCGACACCTTCTGGTCCACCCTGCGGCAGGACCTCGCCCAGGACCGCGAGATCGCCGTCTTCCGCCCCGACGGCGGCACCCTCGGCCTGCCCGAGGGCGCGACCTGCGTGGACGCCGCGTACGCGCAGTACGGCGAGGACGCGCACGCGTGCATCGGCGCCCGCGTCAACGGCCGCCTCGCGACGCTGAGCACGGTCCTGAAGGACGGCGACACCGTCCAGCTCCTCATGGGCCAGGACCCGGCCTCCGAGCCGTCCAGGGAGTGGCTGGAGCACGCCCACACACCGGCCGCCCGGATCGCCATCCAGAGATGGCTGGCGGCGCATCCGACGCCTTCGGGGACCGGTGGGCCGGGGGTGGCGGAGACGAGCCTGACGGGTGTGGGGGAGACGAGCTCCGGAAGTGTCGGTGGTCCCGTCACACGACCCACATCGGCCGCATCGGCCACTTCAACCACTTCAGCCACTCCAACATCCGAAGCCTCCACACCCGCCGATGCCGTGGTGGTCGACCGCCCCGGCACGAGCGTGCGGCTCGCCCGCTGCTGTACACCCGTACCGCCCGACGAGGTCACCGGCTTCGCCGTACGCGGGGGAGTGGTGACCGTCCACCGCGTCGAGTGCGCGGCGGTGGCGCGGATGAAGGGCGCGGGGCGCGCGGAGGTGGGCGTGCGCTGGGGGGAGACCACGGGGTGCCGGGTCACGCTGGTCGCTGAATCGTTCGGTCGCCCCCACCTCCTCGCCGACCTGACCGAGGCCATCGCCCTGGAGGGCGCCGAGATCGTCTCGGCCACCGTCGAACCACCGACCCAGCAGCGTGTACGCCACACCTACACCCTCCAACTGGCGGACGCCGCGCACCTGCCCGCCCTCATGCGTGCCATGCGGAACGTGGCGGGGGTGTACGACGTGAGCCGGGCGCAGCATCACGCGTCGGCCTGGTGA
- the dapF gene encoding diaminopimelate epimerase — MSMRIAFLKGHGTENDFVIVPDPENAIDLPPAAVAALCDRRAGIGGDGVLHVVRSAAHPEAKEMAAEAEWFMDYRNGDGSIAEMCGNGVRVFARYLQRAGHVADGDIAVATRGGVKTVHLAKNGDVTVGMGRARLPEGDVTVSVGERSWPARNVNMGNPHAVAFVDDLADAGALLSPPPFSPAAAYPDGVNVEFVVDRGPRHVAMRVHERGSGETRSCGTGACAVAVAAARRDGADPAVTGTPATYTVDVPGGRLVITERLDGEIEMTGPAVIVAEGEIDAEWLAGVVG, encoded by the coding sequence ATGAGCATGCGGATCGCCTTCCTCAAGGGTCACGGCACCGAGAACGACTTCGTGATCGTCCCGGACCCCGAGAACGCCATCGACCTGCCCCCGGCCGCCGTCGCCGCCCTGTGCGACCGCCGCGCGGGGATCGGCGGTGACGGCGTGCTGCACGTCGTGCGGTCCGCCGCGCACCCCGAGGCCAAGGAGATGGCGGCCGAGGCGGAGTGGTTCATGGACTACCGCAACGGCGACGGCTCGATCGCGGAGATGTGCGGCAACGGCGTGCGGGTGTTCGCGCGCTACCTCCAGCGCGCCGGTCATGTGGCCGACGGTGACATCGCCGTCGCCACGCGCGGGGGCGTGAAGACCGTGCACCTCGCCAAGAACGGTGACGTCACCGTCGGCATGGGCAGGGCGCGGCTCCCCGAGGGGGACGTCACGGTGAGCGTCGGCGAGCGCAGCTGGCCCGCGCGGAACGTGAACATGGGCAACCCGCACGCCGTGGCTTTCGTGGACGACCTCGCGGACGCCGGCGCCCTGCTCTCCCCGCCGCCGTTCAGCCCGGCCGCGGCCTACCCGGACGGCGTGAACGTGGAGTTCGTCGTCGACCGCGGCCCCCGGCACGTGGCGATGCGTGTGCACGAGCGCGGCTCCGGCGAGACCCGCTCCTGCGGCACGGGCGCGTGCGCCGTCGCCGTGGCCGCGGCCCGCCGCGACGGCGCCGACCCGGCCGTCACCGGGACTCCGGCGACGTACACCGTGGACGTCCCCGGCGGACGTCTGGTGATCACCGAGCGCCTCGACGGCGAGATCGAGATGACGGGTCCGGCGGTGATCGTCGCCGAGGGCGAGATCGACGCGGAGTGGCTTGCAGGTGTGGTCGGCTGA
- a CDS encoding antitoxin — translation MGLFNNLKAKLTPAKGKVSDLAQQHGDKIQHGIDRAAKVVDERTKGKYSDKIHTGTDKAKGAMDRLAHKDERDTGGGATTPPSGPPPTS, via the coding sequence ATGGGTCTTTTCAACAATCTGAAGGCCAAGCTCACCCCGGCCAAGGGCAAGGTCTCCGACCTCGCGCAGCAGCACGGGGACAAGATCCAGCACGGCATCGACAGGGCCGCGAAGGTGGTCGACGAGCGGACCAAGGGCAAGTACAGCGACAAGATCCACACGGGCACCGACAAGGCCAAGGGCGCCATGGACCGGCTCGCGCACAAGGACGAGCGGGACACGGGAGGCGGCGCGACCACGCCGCCGAGCGGCCCGCCGCCGACCTCGTGA
- a CDS encoding M1 family metallopeptidase, with amino-acid sequence MLLTSPHKAARPATTAPGTRTIASRTTRRLKAVLVASAASVCLVAASVPPAPLGVGDRLFPYLGNPGYDVAAYDLSFTYSGTNSKPLQAVTTIDALTTAPLSRVNLDFARGKVSSVEIDGEPASFAAADEDLVVTPDEQLPQGKRVRITVRHTSDPLTGGGREGGWIRTADGLAMANQADAAHLVFPSNDHPSDKAHFTIRITAPDGYTAVANGLPAGVQRVGAATRWTYRTQHPMATELTQVSIGRSTVVRRTGPHALPLRDVVPTRHRAALEPWLAKTPDQISWMEGKVGPYPFETYGMLVADASTGFELETQTLSLFERELFNDPSFPEWYVDSIMVHELAHQWFGNSVSPRTWSDLWLNEGHATWYEALYAEEKSNRSLQARMRAAYGASDHWRAAGGPPAAPKVPESGSRLGIFRPNVYDGAALVLYALRQEIGRTAFEGLERAWVSRHRDGTATTADFVSLASQTAGRDLSGFLHGWLYGEKTPPMPGHPDWKPTVRQSAQEGASPKVMEPRKTAAE; translated from the coding sequence ATGCTGCTCACCTCCCCCCACAAGGCTGCACGGCCCGCCACCACAGCCCCCGGAACCCGCACGATCGCATCGAGGACCACCCGTCGGCTGAAGGCGGTCCTGGTCGCCTCCGCCGCGTCCGTCTGTCTCGTCGCCGCCAGTGTCCCGCCCGCCCCGCTGGGTGTCGGCGACCGCCTCTTCCCGTATCTCGGCAACCCGGGCTACGACGTCGCGGCGTACGACCTCTCCTTCACGTACTCCGGCACCAACAGCAAGCCGCTCCAGGCCGTCACGACGATCGACGCCCTGACGACCGCCCCCCTGTCGCGCGTGAACCTCGACTTCGCCCGCGGCAAGGTTTCCTCGGTCGAGATCGACGGCGAGCCGGCGTCGTTCGCCGCGGCCGATGAGGACCTGGTGGTCACGCCGGACGAACAGCTGCCCCAAGGGAAGCGGGTGCGCATCACCGTGCGGCACACCAGCGACCCGCTGACCGGCGGCGGACGGGAGGGAGGCTGGATCCGCACCGCCGACGGCCTCGCCATGGCCAACCAGGCCGACGCGGCCCACCTGGTCTTTCCGTCCAACGACCATCCCTCCGACAAGGCCCACTTCACCATCCGGATCACCGCTCCCGACGGCTACACGGCCGTCGCCAACGGCCTGCCGGCCGGCGTGCAACGCGTCGGCGCCGCGACCAGATGGACGTACCGCACCCAGCACCCCATGGCCACGGAACTCACCCAGGTCTCCATCGGCCGCTCCACAGTGGTACGCCGCACCGGCCCGCACGCGCTCCCCCTGAGGGACGTCGTCCCGACCCGGCACAGGGCGGCGCTCGAACCGTGGCTCGCCAAGACCCCCGACCAGATCTCCTGGATGGAGGGCAAGGTCGGGCCGTACCCCTTCGAGACGTACGGGATGCTCGTCGCGGACGCCTCCACGGGCTTCGAGCTGGAGACGCAGACGCTCTCTCTCTTTGAGAGAGAGCTCTTCAACGACCCGTCCTTCCCCGAGTGGTACGTCGACTCGATCATGGTCCACGAGCTGGCCCACCAGTGGTTCGGCAACAGCGTCAGCCCCCGCACCTGGTCCGACCTGTGGCTCAACGAGGGACACGCCACCTGGTACGAGGCGCTGTACGCGGAGGAGAAGTCGAACCGGTCCCTTCAGGCGCGGATGCGTGCGGCCTACGGCGCCTCCGACCACTGGCGCGCCGCCGGCGGCCCGCCCGCCGCACCGAAGGTGCCCGAGTCCGGCAGCCGCCTGGGGATCTTCCGGCCGAACGTCTACGACGGAGCGGCCCTGGTCCTCTACGCCCTCCGCCAGGAGATCGGCCGCACGGCCTTCGAGGGCCTGGAGCGGGCCTGGGTGAGCCGCCACAGGGACGGCACGGCGACCACCGCCGACTTCGTGTCCCTGGCCTCCCAGACGGCCGGACGCGATCTGAGCGGCTTCCTGCATGGGTGGCTGTACGGAGAGAAGACCCCGCCGATGCCGGGCCACCCGGACTGGAAGCCGACGGTCCGGCAGTCGGCCCAGGAGGGGGCCTCGCCCAAGGTCATGGAGCCCCGGAAAACGGCGGCGGAATAA
- the miaA gene encoding tRNA (adenosine(37)-N6)-dimethylallyltransferase MiaA yields MSSALPAPRVIAVVGPTAAGKSDLGVYLAQQLGGEVVNADSMQLYRGMDIGTAKLTPQERSGIPHHLLDIWDVTVTASVAEYQRLARKRIDALLAEGRWPILVGGSGLYVRGAVDNLEFPGTDPEVRARLEEELTLRGSGALHARLAAADPEAARAILPSNGRRIVRALEVIEITGMPFTANLPGHDSVYDTVQIGVDVARPELDERIARRVDRMWEAGLIEEVRALEAQGLREGRTASRALGYQQVLAALAGNCTMEEARAETVRATKRFARRQDSWFRRDPRVHWLSGAAADLTELPRHALALLERPVTA; encoded by the coding sequence GTGAGCAGCGCACTTCCCGCCCCCCGAGTCATCGCCGTCGTCGGACCGACCGCGGCCGGAAAGTCCGATCTGGGTGTTTACCTGGCCCAGCAACTCGGCGGGGAGGTCGTCAACGCCGACTCGATGCAGCTCTACCGGGGGATGGACATCGGCACCGCCAAGCTGACGCCTCAGGAGCGCAGCGGCATCCCGCACCACCTGCTCGACATCTGGGACGTGACGGTCACGGCCTCCGTCGCCGAGTACCAGCGGCTCGCCCGGAAGCGGATCGACGCCCTGCTCGCCGAGGGCCGCTGGCCGATCCTGGTCGGCGGCTCCGGCTTGTACGTCCGTGGGGCCGTCGACAACCTGGAGTTCCCCGGCACCGATCCCGAGGTCAGGGCGCGGCTGGAGGAAGAGCTCACGCTGCGCGGCTCCGGCGCGCTGCACGCCCGCCTCGCCGCCGCCGATCCGGAGGCCGCGCGGGCGATCCTGCCCAGCAACGGCCGCCGTATCGTCCGGGCGCTGGAGGTGATCGAGATCACCGGCATGCCCTTCACCGCCAACCTCCCGGGCCACGACTCGGTCTACGACACCGTGCAGATCGGCGTCGACGTGGCGCGTCCCGAGCTCGACGAGCGCATCGCGCGCCGGGTCGACCGGATGTGGGAGGCCGGGCTCATCGAGGAAGTGCGCGCACTGGAGGCGCAGGGGTTGCGCGAGGGGCGTACGGCGTCGCGCGCGCTCGGCTACCAGCAGGTGCTCGCGGCGCTTGCCGGGAACTGCACCATGGAGGAGGCCCGGGCCGAGACCGTCCGGGCCACCAAACGCTTCGCGCGCCGCCAGGATTCATGGTTCAGGCGCGATCCCCGGGTGCATTGGCTCAGTGGGGCCGCAGCGGACCTCACGGAACTTCCGCGGCATGCCCTGGCGTTGCTCGAACGACCGGTTACAGCCTGA